One Ictalurus furcatus strain D&B chromosome 21, Billie_1.0, whole genome shotgun sequence genomic region harbors:
- the zgc:158258 gene encoding uncharacterized protein zgc:158258, giving the protein MRVVKSQMISCSSKDLVDLEFRYTVQRSAQLHDKAMRRRAHGHSDGTNSRDRIINFSSRSSDDSSQHLSPEEKACLTFLEETIESIETEDD; this is encoded by the exons atgagGGTTGTAAAAAGTCAGATGATAAGCTGTTCATCTAAAGATTTGGTAGACTTAGAATTTAG gTATACAGTTCAACGATCAGCACAACTTCATGATAAGGCCATGAGGAGACGAGCTCATGGACACTCTGACGGTACAAATAGCCGTGACAGAATCATCAACTTCAGCTCCCGATCT AGTGATGATAGCTCACAGCATCTCTCTCCGGAAGAGAAAGCTTGTCTCACATTTTTGGAGGAGACCATCGAGTCCATAGAGACAGAGGACGAT